In Luteitalea sp. TBR-22, one genomic interval encodes:
- a CDS encoding amidohydrolase/deacetylase family metallohydrolase codes for MPTRLRSLLPFVLAGLAALCAVEASAQPYALLIKGGHVIDPKNGRDGVMDVAIADGKVAEVAASIDAAKARKVVDATGLYVTPGLIDIHAHVFFGTEPDAYLSNGLVAVPPDSHSFRSGQTTLVDVGGAGWRNFAQFKTNIIDTSKTRVLSFLNIVGSGMKGGPVEQNLGDMDAKLTALRIKQHPGLIVGIKVAHFQGSEWDPVDRAVQAGTDANVPVMIDFGGNNPPLSLDDLLNKHLRPGDIFTHMYAHVRGRMPIVNERGQVEPYVIAARKRGVIFDVGHGGGSFLWRQAVPATRQGFYPDVISTDLHTGSMNGGMKDILNTMSKLLNLGMPLADVIKANTARAASVIKREDLGHLGVGSEADLAVFAVRKGEFGFIDSSGGRMPGTQKLECELTLRAGQVVWDLNGRAAADWATMPTEPQGGNATRPRRTSSQEQ; via the coding sequence TTGCCCACCCGTCTGCGATCCCTGCTTCCCTTCGTCCTGGCTGGACTGGCTGCGCTGTGCGCGGTCGAGGCGTCGGCGCAACCCTACGCGCTGCTCATCAAGGGGGGCCACGTCATCGATCCGAAGAACGGCCGCGACGGCGTGATGGACGTCGCCATCGCCGACGGCAAGGTCGCCGAGGTCGCCGCCTCGATCGATGCCGCGAAGGCCAGGAAGGTCGTCGACGCCACCGGCCTGTACGTGACGCCAGGCCTGATCGACATCCACGCGCACGTGTTCTTCGGCACCGAGCCCGACGCCTACCTGAGCAACGGCCTGGTGGCCGTGCCGCCCGACAGCCACTCGTTCCGCAGCGGCCAGACGACGCTGGTGGACGTCGGCGGCGCCGGCTGGCGCAACTTCGCGCAGTTCAAGACCAACATCATCGACACGTCGAAGACCCGCGTGCTGTCGTTCCTGAACATCGTGGGGTCGGGGATGAAGGGCGGTCCGGTCGAGCAGAACCTGGGCGACATGGACGCCAAGCTGACCGCCCTGCGCATCAAGCAGCATCCGGGGCTGATCGTCGGCATCAAGGTCGCGCACTTCCAGGGCTCCGAGTGGGATCCGGTCGACCGCGCCGTGCAGGCCGGCACCGACGCCAACGTGCCCGTCATGATCGACTTCGGCGGCAACAACCCGCCGCTGTCGCTCGACGACCTCCTGAACAAGCACCTGCGCCCGGGCGACATCTTCACGCACATGTACGCCCACGTCCGTGGCCGCATGCCCATCGTGAACGAGCGTGGGCAGGTCGAGCCGTACGTGATCGCGGCGCGCAAGCGCGGGGTCATCTTCGACGTCGGCCACGGTGGCGGCTCGTTCCTCTGGCGGCAGGCCGTGCCGGCCACCAGGCAGGGGTTCTACCCGGACGTGATCAGCACCGACTTGCACACCGGCAGCATGAACGGCGGCATGAAGGACATCCTCAACACGATGTCCAAGCTGCTGAACCTCGGCATGCCGCTGGCCGACGTGATCAAGGCCAACACCGCCAGGGCCGCCTCGGTCATCAAGCGTGAGGACCTCGGGCACCTCGGGGTCGGCAGCGAGGCCGACCTCGCCGTGTTTGCGGTCCGCAAGGGCGAGTTCGGCTTCATCGACTCGTCGGGCGGGCGCATGCCCGGCACGCAGAAGCTGGAGTGCGAACTGACGCTGCGCGCCGGACAGGTGGTGTGGGACCTCAACGGCCGCGCCGCGGCCGACTGGGCGACGATGCCGACCGAGCCGCAGGGCGGCAACGCCACGCGCCCGCGCCGCACGTCGTCGCAGGAGCAGTGA
- a CDS encoding RidA family protein → MRAGTIALAVALACVALPAQAQRRVIRPEGAPTDRPYSPGIQVGQTLYISGQLGLPGTGPTPATMDAQARQAMDGIGAVLKAAGLGYEHLVKCQVYLANMDDYAAMNAAYQSYFKGRVPARTTIQAAALPSKAGVEIGCIAYADLASISVVTPPAGTLPAPLGPYSPAVWAGDTLYLSGMGGQNPATKAVAEDVPGQVTQTIANISTTLKAASLELRDVVSTQGYLTRLDEVGQYPPAFTAAFAPLPLPARGLVVVPRLPGPIRAELTFVAVRPTVKREPIGDVEKPHAIKAGATLYAGPEEAPDAGTTTEAQARETFAYLRGTLSEAGLTMRDVASVTVYLSDLADMPAMNAVFKETFPVDPPARVTLQVQPEGKERIRVALIAAR, encoded by the coding sequence ATGCGCGCCGGGACGATCGCGCTCGCCGTCGCGCTGGCCTGCGTGGCGCTGCCCGCGCAGGCGCAGCGACGGGTGATCCGGCCGGAGGGCGCCCCGACCGATCGTCCGTACTCGCCGGGCATCCAGGTCGGGCAGACGCTGTACATCTCGGGTCAGCTCGGCCTGCCCGGCACCGGCCCGACGCCCGCGACGATGGACGCGCAGGCCCGGCAGGCGATGGACGGGATCGGCGCCGTGCTGAAGGCGGCCGGCCTCGGCTACGAGCACCTCGTGAAGTGCCAGGTGTACCTGGCCAACATGGATGACTACGCCGCGATGAACGCCGCGTACCAGTCCTACTTCAAGGGCCGGGTGCCGGCCCGCACGACAATCCAGGCCGCGGCGCTGCCGTCGAAGGCGGGCGTGGAGATCGGCTGCATCGCCTACGCCGACCTCGCATCGATCTCGGTCGTGACCCCGCCCGCCGGCACGCTGCCCGCGCCGCTCGGCCCGTATTCGCCGGCCGTCTGGGCCGGCGACACCCTGTACCTGTCGGGCATGGGCGGGCAGAATCCGGCCACGAAGGCGGTGGCCGAGGACGTGCCCGGGCAGGTGACGCAGACCATCGCCAACATCTCGACGACGTTGAAGGCGGCGTCGCTCGAGTTGCGTGACGTCGTGTCCACGCAGGGCTACCTGACGCGCCTGGACGAAGTGGGGCAGTATCCGCCGGCCTTCACCGCGGCGTTCGCGCCACTGCCGCTGCCGGCGCGCGGGCTGGTGGTGGTGCCGCGCCTGCCGGGACCCATCCGCGCGGAGCTGACGTTTGTGGCCGTCCGCCCGACCGTCAAGCGCGAGCCCATCGGCGATGTCGAGAAGCCGCACGCCATCAAGGCGGGGGCCACGTTGTACGCCGGTCCGGAGGAAGCGCCCGACGCCGGGACGACGACAGAGGCTCAGGCGCGTGAGACTTTCGCCTACCTGCGTGGCACCCTGAGCGAGGCGGGACTGACGATGCGAGACGTCGCGTCGGTGACGGTGTACCTCAGCGACCTGGCCGACATGCCGGCGATGAACGCCGTGTTCAAGGAGACGTTCCCCGTCGATCCACCGGCGCGCGTGACCCTGCAGGTCCAGCCGGAAGGAAAGGAACGGATTCGCGTCGCGCTGATCGCCGCACGCTGA
- a CDS encoding aminotransferase class V-fold PLP-dependent enzyme, with amino-acid sequence MLTRRTFFERLSTLPLVGGFLGGAATSAAAATPMTRDYFKELGVRPFINAAGTYTDMTASLMPPEVMAAINYASKHYVPLNELHDKVGERIATLVKAEAALVSSGAASAITLGTAGVLTGGDPQKVIDLPNLAGMKSEVIMLKSHRFGYDHAVRNCGVKIVEVETAAELEKAINPQTAMMLFYNNNNSVGQVRDEEFVRLGKKHGIPTMNDCAADVPPVENLWKYTAMGFDLVCFSGGKGIRGPQSAGLLLGRKDLIKAARANAAPNGNSIGRGMKVNKEEMLGMLAAIERFVKLDHAALDREYTRRAELILKSLAGLPGITAGITVPEVANHVPHVEIKIDAAAAGITGPEISKKLREGTPSIGVRPGDDLMIGVWMMQPGDEVVVARRLKEVITKKA; translated from the coding sequence ATGCTGACCCGACGTACCTTCTTCGAGCGCCTGTCCACGCTGCCCCTGGTGGGCGGCTTCCTCGGCGGCGCCGCCACCAGCGCCGCGGCGGCCACGCCGATGACGCGCGACTACTTCAAGGAACTCGGCGTCCGGCCGTTCATCAACGCGGCGGGCACCTACACCGACATGACCGCGTCGCTGATGCCGCCCGAGGTGATGGCGGCCATCAACTACGCGTCGAAGCATTACGTGCCGCTCAACGAGCTGCACGACAAGGTGGGCGAGCGCATCGCGACGCTCGTGAAGGCGGAGGCGGCGCTGGTGTCGTCGGGCGCCGCGTCGGCCATCACGCTCGGCACGGCCGGCGTGCTCACCGGCGGCGACCCGCAGAAGGTGATCGACCTGCCGAACCTGGCGGGCATGAAGAGCGAGGTCATCATGCTGAAGTCGCATCGCTTCGGCTACGACCATGCGGTGCGCAACTGCGGCGTGAAGATCGTCGAGGTGGAGACGGCCGCCGAACTCGAGAAGGCGATCAACCCGCAGACGGCGATGATGCTCTTCTACAACAACAACAACTCGGTCGGGCAGGTGCGCGACGAGGAGTTCGTGCGTCTCGGCAAGAAGCACGGCATCCCGACGATGAACGACTGCGCGGCAGACGTGCCGCCGGTCGAGAACCTCTGGAAGTACACGGCGATGGGCTTCGATCTGGTGTGCTTCTCTGGCGGCAAGGGCATCCGCGGCCCGCAGAGCGCCGGGCTGCTGCTCGGGCGCAAGGACCTGATCAAGGCGGCGCGCGCCAATGCGGCGCCCAACGGCAACTCCATCGGCCGCGGCATGAAAGTGAACAAGGAGGAGATGCTGGGCATGCTGGCCGCGATCGAGCGCTTCGTGAAGCTCGACCACGCAGCCCTCGACCGCGAGTACACCCGTCGCGCCGAACTGATCCTCAAGAGCCTCGCCGGGCTGCCGGGCATCACGGCCGGCATCACCGTGCCCGAAGTGGCCAACCACGTGCCTCACGTGGAGATCAAGATCGACGCGGCGGCCGCCGGGATCACCGGCCCCGAGATCTCGAAGAAGCTCCGCGAGGGCACGCCGTCGATCGGCGTCCGTCCGGGCGACGACCTCATGATCGGCGTGTGGATGATGCAGCCCGGCGACGAGGTCGTCGTCGCCCGCCGGCTGAAGGAAGTGATCACGAAGAAGGCGTGA
- a CDS encoding RidA family protein: MPATQPVSSRRSAFRSLLAAAGATAAGLFGGKAHAAPGGATVTIPDAAQQAEAPKQAPLFSAVKVHTGGLVFVAGKGYHEEGDIKLHTAKVLDALESELKKAGSSMEKVLKVNVYLHDLQDYAAMNEVFRGRFGANPPVRTTIAAYGGIPGKSLVEMDCIAAL, translated from the coding sequence GTGCCAGCCACCCAGCCCGTGTCCTCGCGTCGTTCCGCCTTCCGTTCACTCCTCGCCGCGGCCGGCGCCACCGCCGCCGGGCTCTTCGGCGGCAAGGCCCACGCCGCCCCGGGCGGCGCCACCGTGACGATCCCCGATGCCGCCCAGCAGGCCGAGGCGCCGAAGCAGGCGCCGCTCTTCTCGGCAGTCAAGGTCCACACGGGCGGGCTCGTGTTCGTGGCCGGCAAGGGCTACCACGAGGAAGGCGACATCAAGCTGCACACGGCGAAGGTGCTCGACGCCCTGGAGAGCGAGCTGAAGAAGGCCGGCTCGTCGATGGAGAAGGTGCTGAAGGTGAACGTGTACCTGCACGACCTGCAGGACTACGCGGCGATGAACGAGGTGTTCCGCGGCCGCTTCGGCGCCAACCCGCCGGTCCGCACGACGATTGCCGCGTACGGCGGCATCCCCGGCAAGTCGCTGGTGGAGATGGACTGCATCGCGGCGCTCTGA
- a CDS encoding TonB-dependent receptor: protein MLRALSSAVLALLLSTPAFAQLASQTGLIGTVTDSGGGILPGATVTAVNTGTQATLTGVTNEAGVYQFNAVPIGTYEITISLQGFQTFKATNVRVGSNQVARQDAVLAVGDLSETITVEAANTTVQTDRAAVSQTVEARAVTDLPSSGRNVWQMASTTPGVLRGNTTDIGLSFRGAGQREIQNSLTMDGINATSNLLAMTSMRPMADAVQEVAVQTGSTSAEYGSYLGVHVNVVTKAGTNLFHGALFEYFQDDALESRGYFDNPNLPEPPKRSNQYGMQFDGPVIIPGLYNGRNKTFFMGAYEGQRSNRTTSPIGSVPTEKMRRGDFSEIATQIVNPYTKVPYPGNQIPLSQFSDEAVRLMQYFPLPTGPGTANNYQGPVLTETEVDQILARVDQNITNSARMYVRYNWVDAFDGFGALSPTQGLYQPRVNKNTLVSYQQTLSPTLLNDFRIGYHRIDFDSLNNFTLDGNTTAGADIGIPGFDGDVKYNNPGIPTIGITAFSGLGNGGTNWYQFDTTFQMSNVLSWTKGKHNIRTGFDLRKMATGRRAANSPRGAFNFNGQMTGYSVADFLVGVPISVTTPVNQVQGHVGQWRNGFFINDVWQATRNMTLSLGLRYERNTPVQTYEGYASMLDASQTQIIPTSFPAVGFEFHEPNTKDWGPRLGATYRLTDKTVLRAGWGIYYNPNQMNSFTFLTNNPPIAAEFTFNNNPANPTLSFDQPFGTVGPGGPPNMITPNRRMPNATKNQWSADLQHEIFGSTVVELQYLASRTKNLDRSYYNNTPLPGPGAIDPRRPNQLFRDIRTIQNDLIANYDSVAVVARRRMTNGFLLNAHYTWSKTRDMATHSNGGGRIVNNYDIWSDYGPANWDVPHRLVVSYVWDMPFFRDSDNYFLRGIVGGWQIAGVTTIQSGTPLNVTIQPDRANTGQPNQRPNLVNANVTLSCQANPNGLGLVGCIDPAAFALPDPFTYGNTPRNYLRGPKYSQTDVSFMKNFATGGRSRIQLRAEVFNLFNQVNWGAPGTTFGAANFGIIASADTMRRAELGVKFLF, encoded by the coding sequence GTGCTCCGAGCCCTGAGTTCCGCCGTTCTGGCACTCCTGTTGTCCACACCCGCGTTCGCGCAGCTCGCTTCGCAAACCGGCCTGATCGGCACCGTCACCGACTCGGGCGGCGGCATCCTGCCGGGCGCCACCGTCACGGCGGTGAACACGGGCACGCAGGCGACCCTCACCGGCGTGACCAACGAGGCCGGCGTCTACCAGTTCAACGCGGTGCCGATTGGCACGTACGAAATCACGATCAGCCTCCAGGGCTTCCAGACCTTCAAGGCGACCAACGTCCGGGTCGGATCCAATCAGGTCGCCCGCCAGGACGCGGTGCTCGCCGTGGGCGACCTGTCTGAGACGATCACCGTCGAGGCGGCCAACACGACGGTCCAGACCGACCGCGCCGCGGTGTCGCAGACGGTCGAGGCGCGCGCGGTCACCGACCTGCCGTCGAGCGGCCGCAACGTCTGGCAGATGGCCTCGACGACGCCCGGCGTGCTGCGCGGCAACACGACCGACATCGGCCTGTCGTTCCGCGGCGCCGGCCAGCGCGAGATCCAGAACAGCCTGACCATGGACGGCATCAACGCCACGTCCAACCTGCTCGCGATGACCAGCATGCGGCCGATGGCCGACGCGGTGCAGGAAGTGGCGGTGCAGACAGGGAGCACGTCGGCCGAGTACGGGTCGTACCTGGGCGTGCACGTCAACGTGGTGACCAAGGCGGGCACCAACCTGTTCCACGGCGCGCTGTTCGAGTACTTCCAGGACGACGCGCTCGAGAGCCGCGGGTACTTCGACAACCCGAACCTGCCCGAGCCGCCCAAGCGCAGCAACCAGTACGGCATGCAGTTCGACGGCCCCGTGATCATCCCGGGCCTCTACAACGGCCGCAACAAGACGTTCTTCATGGGCGCCTACGAGGGGCAGCGGTCCAACCGCACCACGAGCCCGATCGGCTCGGTGCCGACCGAGAAGATGCGGCGTGGCGACTTCAGCGAGATCGCGACCCAGATCGTCAACCCGTACACGAAGGTGCCGTACCCGGGGAACCAGATCCCGCTGTCGCAGTTCTCCGACGAGGCCGTCCGCCTGATGCAGTACTTCCCGCTGCCGACCGGCCCCGGCACGGCCAACAACTACCAGGGCCCCGTCCTCACCGAGACCGAGGTCGACCAGATCCTCGCCCGCGTCGACCAGAACATCACCAACTCGGCCCGCATGTACGTGCGCTACAACTGGGTGGATGCCTTCGACGGCTTCGGCGCGCTCAGCCCGACGCAGGGCCTGTACCAGCCGCGCGTCAACAAGAACACGCTGGTGTCGTACCAGCAGACGCTGTCGCCGACCCTGCTCAACGACTTCCGCATCGGCTACCACCGCATCGACTTCGACTCGCTGAACAACTTCACGCTGGACGGCAACACGACGGCCGGCGCCGACATCGGCATCCCCGGCTTCGACGGCGACGTCAAGTACAACAACCCCGGCATCCCCACCATCGGCATCACCGCGTTCAGCGGCCTCGGCAACGGCGGCACCAACTGGTACCAGTTCGACACCACGTTCCAGATGTCGAACGTGCTGTCGTGGACGAAGGGCAAGCACAACATCCGCACGGGCTTCGACCTGCGCAAGATGGCCACGGGGCGACGAGCGGCCAACAGCCCGCGCGGCGCGTTCAACTTCAACGGGCAGATGACCGGCTACTCGGTGGCCGACTTCCTCGTCGGCGTGCCGATCTCGGTGACCACGCCGGTCAACCAGGTGCAGGGGCACGTGGGGCAGTGGCGCAACGGCTTCTTCATCAACGACGTGTGGCAGGCGACGCGGAACATGACGCTGAGCCTCGGCCTGCGGTACGAGCGCAACACGCCGGTGCAGACCTACGAGGGCTACGCGTCGATGCTCGACGCCTCGCAGACGCAGATCATCCCGACGTCGTTCCCGGCCGTCGGCTTCGAGTTCCACGAGCCCAACACGAAGGACTGGGGGCCGCGCCTCGGCGCCACCTACCGCCTGACCGACAAGACCGTGCTGCGGGCCGGCTGGGGCATCTACTACAACCCCAACCAGATGAACTCGTTCACGTTCCTCACCAACAACCCGCCGATCGCCGCCGAGTTCACCTTCAACAACAACCCGGCCAACCCGACGCTGTCGTTCGATCAGCCGTTCGGTACCGTCGGCCCCGGCGGGCCGCCGAACATGATCACGCCGAACCGGCGCATGCCGAACGCCACGAAGAACCAGTGGAGCGCCGACCTGCAGCACGAGATCTTCGGCAGCACCGTCGTCGAGCTGCAGTACCTGGCCTCGCGTACCAAGAACCTCGATCGGAGCTACTACAACAACACGCCGCTGCCGGGGCCGGGCGCGATCGATCCCCGGCGCCCGAACCAGTTGTTCCGCGACATCCGCACCATCCAGAACGACCTCATCGCCAACTACGACTCGGTGGCGGTGGTGGCGCGTCGCCGCATGACCAACGGGTTCCTGCTCAACGCGCACTACACCTGGTCCAAGACGCGCGACATGGCCACCCACTCCAACGGCGGCGGCCGCATCGTCAACAACTACGACATCTGGAGCGATTACGGCCCGGCCAACTGGGACGTGCCGCACCGCCTCGTGGTGAGCTACGTGTGGGACATGCCGTTCTTCCGTGACTCGGACAACTACTTCCTGCGCGGCATCGTCGGCGGCTGGCAGATTGCGGGCGTCACGACGATCCAGAGCGGCACGCCGCTCAACGTGACGATCCAGCCTGACCGCGCCAACACGGGCCAGCCCAACCAGCGGCCGAACCTGGTGAACGCCAACGTGACCCTGAGCTGCCAGGCCAACCCGAACGGCCTCGGCCTGGTCGGCTGCATCGACCCTGCGGCCTTCGCGTTGCCGGACCCGTTCACCTACGGCAACACGCCGCGCAACTACCTGCGCGGGCCGAAGTACAGCCAGACCGACGTGTCGTTCATGAAGAACTTCGCCACCGGCGGCCGCTCGCGCATCCAGCTTCGTGCCGAGGTGTTCAACCTGTTCAACCAGGTGAACTGGGGCGCCCCGGGCACGACGTTCGGCGCCGCCAACTTCGGCATCATCGCGTCGGCCGACACGATGCGCCGCGCCGAGCTCGGTGTGAAGTTCCTGTTCTAG
- a CDS encoding alpha/beta hydrolase-fold protein, producing MTVRFFTMAMAIGVSALAEVQAHWSAGWAVLCDALHALGDNDLQRTVTSRGQALQVAQLEGPRHRGRSPGSSLLWGLLLALCTAGLAAAQSPPAGASTSASAQATPAAPGVVLAHTEHRTISSSAIGQRYELLVSLPEDYATSGRAYPVLYVLDGWHFPLLAFLQNNIAVSKRMPPVISVTISHGPTDAKALRDRDFTPKPMANKRGSGGGAAFLAFLERELIPWVDRTYRTVPTDRAILGHSLGGLFALYAVGQRPALFQRVVAASPAWLPDNAEVIASLESLRSGGAPVRLDISIGDEEPGVANVAAFAARLDQARLPNLTHRFTVYQGENHNSVRFASIPNGLYWLYRAGHP from the coding sequence ATGACAGTTCGGTTCTTCACGATGGCCATGGCCATCGGTGTGAGCGCGCTTGCGGAGGTGCAGGCGCACTGGTCGGCCGGGTGGGCCGTCCTGTGCGACGCCCTCCACGCCCTCGGCGACAACGACCTGCAGCGCACCGTCACCAGCCGTGGGCAGGCCCTGCAGGTCGCGCAACTCGAGGGGCCGCGGCACCGGGGCAGGTCACCAGGGTCGTCGCTGCTGTGGGGCCTGCTGCTCGCGCTGTGCACGGCAGGACTCGCCGCAGCCCAGTCGCCTCCGGCGGGCGCCTCGACCTCGGCGTCGGCGCAAGCCACGCCCGCAGCGCCTGGCGTCGTGCTCGCGCACACCGAGCACCGGACGATCAGCTCGAGCGCGATCGGCCAGCGCTACGAGCTGCTGGTGTCGCTGCCCGAGGACTACGCCACGTCCGGCCGGGCCTATCCGGTGCTCTACGTGCTGGACGGCTGGCATTTTCCGCTTCTGGCCTTCCTCCAGAACAACATTGCCGTCTCCAAGCGGATGCCGCCGGTCATCAGCGTGACCATCAGCCACGGACCAACAGACGCCAAGGCGTTACGCGACAGGGACTTCACCCCCAAGCCGATGGCCAACAAGCGTGGGTCGGGCGGGGGCGCGGCGTTCCTCGCGTTCCTCGAGCGGGAGCTGATCCCGTGGGTCGATCGCACGTACCGGACCGTGCCCACCGACCGCGCGATCCTGGGGCACTCGCTCGGCGGCCTGTTTGCGCTGTACGCCGTCGGGCAGCGGCCGGCGCTGTTCCAGCGGGTCGTCGCGGCCAGTCCGGCGTGGCTGCCCGACAACGCCGAAGTCATCGCCTCGCTCGAGAGCCTGCGCTCGGGCGGCGCCCCTGTCCGCCTCGACATCTCGATTGGCGACGAGGAGCCGGGCGTTGCCAACGTCGCGGCCTTCGCCGCTCGGCTCGACCAGGCCAGGCTGCCGAACCTGACCCATCGCTTCACGGTGTATCAGGGCGAGAACCACAACTCGGTGCGGTTCGCATCGATTCCTAACGGGCTCTACTGGCTCTATCGCGCAGGGCACCCATGA
- a CDS encoding pyrroloquinoline quinone-dependent dehydrogenase: MRVRFFAMAMAIGVSALVGVAAVQDADSSWPTYGGSPASLKYAPLDQIDRTNAGALTIAWRWRSIDEDTKQEVGVRPWLFEATPLLIGRTLYLSTGLGQMAAVDAATGRTIWTHDPKTYRNRVTLYGFTHRGVAYWPGAPGVGARILMGTVDGYLLAVDADTGKPSAGFGREGRVDLLEEWPGVERRLYTVTSPPMVVGNVAVVGSGLSDAISPTKGQPPGDVRGFDVRTGRRLWTFHSVPRAGEVGRDTWEERSLQSPRGVSAWTLFSADEALGYVYVPFSAPASDYYGGDRHGDNLFGSSIVCLEAATGKRVWHFQTTRHDVWDYDPPAAPILTDLTVQGRRVKALVQVGKTGFVFVLDRVTGAPVWPVVDRPVPQGGVDGELPAKAQPVPTRPLPIDRQGASEADLIDFTPALRAQALEIFRTYDSGPLYTLPSMRGAISLPGAQGGASWAGAAFDPETQMLYVPSITRPTVVTIYPKDDPRFADRDTTDRYHGYRQVLLGPEGLPLFKPPFGRITAIDMGTGDHRWMIPSGEGPRDHPALRDLKLPRLGWPLRTFVLATRTLLFAAQEGPVGPERSADGHLEADHTVRDASLRAYDKATGADVARIDLPANATGSPMTYMVGGRQFIVVAVGGSNLPAELVALALDPGLRRPQAPAR, from the coding sequence ATGAGAGTCCGGTTCTTCGCGATGGCCATGGCCATCGGTGTGAGCGCGCTTGTCGGTGTGGCAGCGGTCCAGGACGCGGACTCGAGCTGGCCGACGTATGGCGGCAGCCCGGCCAGCCTGAAGTACGCGCCGCTCGACCAGATCGACCGCACCAATGCTGGCGCGCTGACGATCGCGTGGCGCTGGCGATCGATCGACGAGGACACGAAGCAGGAGGTCGGCGTACGGCCGTGGCTCTTCGAAGCGACGCCGCTGCTGATCGGCCGCACCTTGTACCTGAGCACGGGACTCGGCCAGATGGCCGCCGTCGACGCGGCGACGGGCCGGACAATCTGGACGCACGACCCGAAGACCTACCGCAACCGCGTCACGCTGTATGGCTTCACCCACAGGGGCGTGGCCTACTGGCCCGGCGCACCTGGTGTCGGCGCGCGCATCCTCATGGGCACGGTCGACGGCTACCTGCTCGCCGTCGACGCGGACACCGGCAAGCCGTCGGCAGGCTTCGGGCGCGAGGGACGCGTCGACCTGCTCGAGGAATGGCCAGGTGTCGAGCGGCGCCTCTACACGGTCACGTCCCCGCCGATGGTGGTGGGCAACGTCGCCGTGGTGGGCTCGGGCCTGTCCGATGCGATCAGCCCGACCAAGGGGCAGCCCCCTGGCGACGTCCGCGGTTTCGATGTGCGCACGGGACGACGACTCTGGACCTTCCACTCGGTGCCGCGTGCCGGGGAAGTCGGCCGTGACACCTGGGAGGAGCGATCCCTGCAGTCGCCGCGCGGGGTCAGCGCGTGGACGCTTTTCAGCGCCGACGAGGCCCTCGGCTACGTCTACGTGCCCTTCAGCGCGCCGGCGAGCGACTACTACGGCGGCGATCGCCACGGCGACAACCTGTTCGGATCCAGCATCGTGTGCCTCGAGGCGGCCACGGGCAAGCGCGTGTGGCATTTCCAGACGACGCGCCACGACGTGTGGGACTACGACCCACCCGCAGCGCCCATCCTGACCGACCTCACAGTGCAGGGGCGACGCGTCAAGGCGCTCGTGCAGGTCGGCAAGACCGGCTTCGTGTTCGTCCTGGATCGCGTCACGGGTGCGCCTGTGTGGCCGGTGGTCGATCGCCCTGTTCCGCAGGGCGGCGTGGATGGCGAGTTGCCCGCCAAGGCGCAGCCCGTACCGACGCGGCCGCTGCCCATCGATCGCCAGGGCGCCAGCGAGGCGGACCTCATCGACTTCACGCCAGCCCTGCGGGCGCAGGCCCTCGAGATCTTCCGCACGTACGACAGCGGGCCGCTCTACACACTGCCCTCGATGCGCGGCGCCATCTCGCTGCCGGGCGCGCAGGGCGGCGCCAGTTGGGCCGGCGCGGCCTTCGATCCCGAGACGCAGATGCTCTACGTGCCGTCGATCACGCGCCCCACCGTCGTCACGATCTACCCGAAGGATGATCCGCGATTTGCCGACCGCGACACCACCGATCGGTACCACGGCTACCGCCAAGTCCTGCTCGGTCCTGAAGGGCTGCCCCTGTTCAAGCCACCGTTCGGGCGCATCACCGCGATCGACATGGGAACGGGCGACCACCGCTGGATGATCCCGAGCGGCGAGGGGCCGCGTGACCATCCGGCGCTCCGCGACCTGAAGCTGCCGCGCCTCGGGTGGCCGCTCCGCACGTTCGTGCTGGCCACCCGCACGTTGCTGTTCGCAGCGCAGGAAGGACCTGTGGGGCCAGAGCGCAGCGCGGACGGCCACCTGGAGGCCGATCACACGGTGCGTGACGCCAGCCTGCGGGCCTACGACAAGGCGACGGGCGCCGACGTCGCGCGCATCGACCTGCCGGCCAATGCCACCGGATCGCCCATGACCTACATGGTGGGCGGCCGTCAATTCATCGTCGTCGCCGTTGGCGGGTCGAACCTGCCGGCGGAACTCGTGGCGCTCGCGCTCGACCCGGGGCTGCGACGCCCTCAGGCACCGGCCCGCTGA